The following are encoded together in the Panthera leo isolate Ple1 chromosome B4, P.leo_Ple1_pat1.1, whole genome shotgun sequence genome:
- the LOC122225472 gene encoding extensin-like, with translation MYSPQTCTLPRRAPGLDTPHLDADGPPPPAVGVITPRLDHPVGIITWTPGVCHHPSPGPPVYVITPRLDPPAVGVITPHLDPRCMSSPLAWTPPAVGVITPRLDHPVGIITWTPGVCHNPSPGPPCRGRHHPSPGPPRRGRHHPSPGPPVYVITPRLDPPAVGVITPRLDPPPWASSPLSWTPLPWASSPLAWTPGVCHNPSPGPPCRGRHHPSPGPPRRGRHHPSPGPPCRGRHHPSPGPPVYVITPRLDPPAVGVITPRLDPPAVGVITPRLDPPAVGVITPRLDPPAVGVITPRLDPRCMS, from the coding sequence ATGTACAGTCCCCAGACCTGCACGCTGCCACGGAGGGCGCCCGGCTTGGACACCCCTCACCTGGACGCtgatggaccccccccccccgccgtgggcGTCATCACCCCTCGCCTGGACCACCCCGTGGGCATCATCACCTGGACCCCCGGTGTATGTCATCACCCCTCGCCTGGACCCCCAGTGTATGTCATAACCCCTCGCCTGGACCCCCCTGCCGTGGGCGTCATCACCCCTCACCTGGACCCCCGGTGTATGTCATCACCCCTCGCCTGGACCCCCCCCGCCGTGGGCGTCATCACCCCTCGCCTGGACCACCCCGTGGGCATCATCACCTGGACCCCCGGTGTATGTCATAACCCCTCGCCTGGACCCCCCTGCCGTGGGCGTCATCACCCCTCGCCTGGACCCCCCCGCCGTGGGCGTCATCACCCCTCGCCTGGACCCCCGGTGTATGTCATAACCCCTCGCCTGGACCCCCCTGCCGTGGGCGTCATCACCCCTCGCCTGGACCCCCCGCCGTGGGCGTCATCACCCCTCTCCTGGACCCCCCTGCCGTGGGCGTCATCACCCCTCGCCTGGACCCCCGGTGTATGTCATAACCCCTCGCCTGGACCCCCCTGCCGTGGGCGTCATCACCCCTCGCCTGGACCCCCCCGCCGTGGGCGTCATCACCCCTCGCCTGGACCCCCCTGCCGTGGGCGTCATCACCCCTCGCCTGGACCCCCGGTGTATGTCATAACCCCTCGCCTGGACCCCCCTGCCGTGGGCGTCATCACCCCTCGCCTGGACCCCCCTGCCGTGGGCGTCATCACCCCTCGCCTGGACCCCCCCGCCGTGGGCGTCATCACCCCTCGCCTGGACCCCCCTGCCGTGGGTGTCATCACCCCTCGCCTGGACCCCCGGTGTATGTCATAA